From the genome of Sphingobacterium kitahiroshimense, one region includes:
- the rimP gene encoding ribosome assembly cofactor RimP has translation MQNVEKRVIELVQEKLADRDDLFIVSVKFHPNSVLEVLLDGDQGISIDDCVQVSKFVGFQLEEEGTVEKAYRLEVSSPGLDANFVNQRQYEKNIGRNVQVKLNDGTKTEGTLLAVEDAQITIEETIKEKGKKAEQVARIIPFEQIKATKVLISFK, from the coding sequence ATGCAAAATGTAGAGAAAAGAGTTATCGAACTCGTCCAAGAAAAATTAGCAGATCGCGATGATTTGTTTATTGTAAGTGTTAAATTTCATCCGAACAGCGTGTTGGAAGTTTTGCTAGATGGTGATCAGGGAATTAGTATCGATGATTGTGTACAGGTTAGTAAATTTGTCGGATTCCAGTTGGAAGAAGAGGGGACAGTAGAGAAAGCTTATCGTCTTGAAGTTTCTTCTCCGGGGCTAGATGCTAATTTTGTTAATCAAAGGCAATATGAGAAAAATATTGGACGCAATGTACAAGTGAAGTTAAATGATGGTACAAAAACGGAAGGTACATTGTTAGCCGTTGAGGATGCACAGATAACAATTGAAGAAACAATAAAAGAAAAAGGTAAAAAAGCGGAGCAGGTTGCTCGCATTATACCTTTTGAACAAATAAAAGCAACTAAGGTGTTAATTTCATTTAAATAA
- a CDS encoding XRE family transcriptional regulator encodes MPNIASNLKFLRKTKRLTQQQFADLMEIKRASVGAYEEDRAEPKYELLKKIAEFYDLSMDELANDEINEKWKRAPKSNASNLRVLSVTVDGLDRENIELVPVKASAGYMNGYADPEYVATLPKFSLPMFNQGTYRAFEIKGDSMRPLASGSIVVAEYVENWNDIKPGQTYIVVSKDEGVVYKRIAFKFKEDKGLKLVSDNKSYDPYWVEASDIMEVWKAKAFISTTLPEPSNEPSMETLTSMMAEMQKTINSVVDKG; translated from the coding sequence ATGCCAAACATAGCTTCCAATCTTAAGTTTTTAAGAAAAACGAAAAGGCTTACACAACAGCAGTTTGCTGACTTAATGGAGATAAAACGTGCTTCTGTAGGGGCGTATGAAGAAGATCGGGCAGAGCCAAAATATGAGTTACTAAAAAAAATAGCAGAGTTTTATGACCTTTCAATGGATGAGCTTGCTAATGATGAGATAAATGAAAAATGGAAACGGGCTCCTAAAAGTAATGCTTCTAATTTACGGGTACTTAGTGTTACAGTTGACGGGCTTGACCGCGAAAATATAGAGTTGGTTCCTGTAAAAGCGAGCGCTGGCTATATGAATGGTTATGCTGATCCGGAATATGTTGCAACGTTACCGAAATTTTCGTTACCTATGTTCAATCAAGGAACCTATCGGGCTTTTGAAATCAAGGGTGATTCGATGCGTCCTTTGGCTAGTGGTTCTATTGTCGTAGCAGAATATGTGGAGAACTGGAATGATATTAAGCCAGGGCAGACCTATATTGTCGTTTCAAAAGATGAGGGGGTTGTATACAAGCGAATAGCATTTAAATTTAAAGAAGATAAAGGTCTGAAGTTAGTTTCTGATAATAAGAGCTACGATCCATATTGGGTAGAAGCGAGTGATATTATGGAAGTTTGGAAAGCAAAAGCGTTTATTAGTACAACGCTTCCGGAACCTAGTAATGAACCTTCTATGGAGACTTTGACAAGCATGATGGCAGAAATGCAAAAAACAATTAATTCGGTTGTAGATAAGGGTTAG
- a CDS encoding succinate dehydrogenase/fumarate reductase iron-sulfur subunit — protein MKLHLKIWRQENKNADGKLVDYTLENLNPHMSFLEMLDTLNEKLILANDTPVEFDHDCREGICGQCGMMINGIAHGPLKNTTTCQLHLRSFKDGEVVFIEPFRSEAFPVKKDLKVDRSAFDRIISSGGFVSINTGQAPDALTIPVTHQVTEAAFDAAACIGCGACVATCKNGSAALFTSAKINHMVLLPQGKEERLTRVIAMVNQMDEELFGHCSNTEACEVECPQGISVLNIARMNYEYNRAHLLKK, from the coding sequence ATGAAATTACATCTAAAAATATGGAGACAAGAGAATAAAAATGCTGATGGCAAACTTGTAGACTATACTTTGGAAAACCTCAATCCGCATATGTCCTTTTTAGAGATGCTAGATACATTAAATGAAAAGCTCATATTAGCGAATGACACACCTGTTGAATTTGACCACGACTGTCGTGAAGGAATCTGTGGACAATGTGGTATGATGATAAATGGTATTGCGCATGGACCGCTGAAAAATACCACTACCTGTCAATTACATTTAAGGTCCTTCAAAGATGGTGAAGTGGTTTTTATCGAACCATTTAGATCTGAAGCATTTCCTGTAAAAAAAGATTTAAAAGTAGATCGTTCTGCATTTGACCGCATTATCTCTTCAGGTGGATTTGTATCAATCAATACAGGACAAGCACCGGACGCACTGACCATTCCCGTAACACATCAAGTGACAGAAGCGGCATTTGATGCTGCTGCCTGTATCGGATGTGGAGCCTGTGTTGCCACCTGTAAAAATGGAAGTGCGGCCCTTTTTACATCAGCCAAAATCAACCATATGGTATTACTCCCACAAGGTAAAGAAGAAAGACTTACCAGGGTCATTGCTATGGTGAATCAAATGGATGAAGAACTCTTTGGCCACTGCTCCAATACGGAAGCCTGTGAAGTTGAATGTCCACAAGGTATTTCAGTACTCAATATTGCACGAATGAATTATGAATATAATCGAGCACATCTATTAAAAAAATAA
- the infB gene encoding translation initiation factor IF-2, with protein MTEGKGTNLLKAAKELNIGISTAVDCLVKKGYDVDAKPGTKLSGEMYNVLLKEFQGDKIVKDEAKQIVIGKIRRDESPVASPKESSKNDDYEETAASKDILIKNAAVNTREESNADKKENPVEKVTGSEAKENSSNTHTGGMKVVGKIDLDALKRGSKPKKEETPEVKAETPKEVEKKPEVVKEATPTAPKPIVKEEPKVEVPKAPIVEAQKIEEKAPEAPKVVIAAPQKVEVKTEAPKVQEKKVVEEKPKNEKPAVKAPVETPVKEVKKVNPADEVISAKAERLTGPKVIGKIELPTARPSHRDKPVASSSSATGNDHKRKRKRTNNTGTPPQGGGTHPNRTGGPNQGGGNHPNRTGGNHPAGNNQNRPAGGPGGNNQNRPAGGPGGHHNRPGGPGANKGRPAFNNRSNGPNVPKEEPTEKEIQDQIKATLARLSGAGKSGKFAQRAKLRRQKRDDVATNAEEEALEREMQAKVLRVTEFVTANELANLMDVAVTQIIATCMSLGMFVSINQRLDAETLTIVADEFGYQIEFIKPEDEEIADLEEADNEDALISRAPIVTVMGHVDHGKTSLLDYVRKANVTGGEAGGITQHIGAYAVQLDGGRKITFLDTPGHEAFTAMRARGAKVTDIVIIVIAADDAVMPQTKEAINHAQAAGVPIVFAFTKIDKPGANTDRIKEQLSQMNILVEDWGGKYQAQEISAKTGLNVDLLLEKVLLEAEMLDLKADPNKRAVGSVIEAALDKGRGIVTTVLILGGTLRVGDPILAGSHSGKVKALTNERGERVKEAGPSVPVQILGMAGAPTAGDKFYTMESESEARNVANKRLQLQREQGMRATKHITLDEIGRRLAIGNFKELNVIVKGDVDGSIEALSDSLLKLSTQEIQVNVIHKSVGAISESDVLLASASDAIIIGFQVRPSIGARKLAEQEQIDIRLYSIIYDAIAELKSAMEGMLAPKFEEKIVANVEIRETFKISKVGTIAGCMVLDGKINRNNDIRIVRDGVVVFTGKLASLKRFKDDVKEVSFGYECGLNIQGYNDIQEGDIVEAYEQVEVKRKL; from the coding sequence ATGACTGAAGGAAAAGGTACAAACCTGCTTAAAGCAGCAAAGGAACTCAATATTGGCATATCTACTGCCGTAGATTGTTTAGTGAAAAAAGGGTATGACGTCGACGCCAAACCTGGTACTAAGCTATCCGGAGAGATGTACAATGTGCTGTTGAAAGAGTTTCAAGGTGACAAGATCGTGAAAGATGAAGCTAAACAAATTGTGATTGGCAAAATTCGTCGTGATGAGTCGCCAGTCGCTTCTCCTAAAGAATCATCTAAAAATGACGATTATGAAGAAACTGCAGCTTCAAAAGATATTTTGATAAAAAATGCTGCGGTAAATACAAGAGAAGAATCTAATGCAGATAAAAAAGAGAATCCAGTTGAAAAGGTAACGGGTTCTGAGGCAAAGGAAAATTCATCAAATACACACACTGGAGGTATGAAGGTTGTGGGTAAAATTGATTTAGATGCTTTGAAAAGAGGATCTAAACCTAAGAAAGAGGAAACTCCAGAAGTGAAAGCTGAAACTCCAAAGGAAGTGGAGAAGAAGCCTGAGGTAGTTAAAGAAGCAACTCCTACAGCTCCAAAACCTATCGTAAAAGAAGAGCCTAAAGTAGAAGTTCCTAAAGCTCCGATAGTGGAAGCACAAAAAATAGAAGAGAAAGCGCCAGAAGCACCTAAGGTTGTCATTGCTGCACCTCAAAAAGTTGAAGTTAAAACTGAAGCTCCTAAAGTTCAAGAGAAGAAAGTGGTAGAAGAAAAGCCAAAAAATGAAAAACCTGCTGTGAAAGCACCGGTTGAAACTCCTGTAAAGGAAGTGAAAAAAGTTAATCCTGCAGATGAGGTTATTAGTGCTAAAGCAGAGAGATTAACAGGTCCAAAAGTAATTGGTAAGATTGAATTGCCTACGGCAAGACCTTCTCATCGCGATAAGCCTGTAGCATCTTCTTCAAGTGCTACTGGTAATGATCATAAGCGTAAACGTAAACGTACGAATAATACAGGAACTCCGCCTCAGGGTGGTGGTACCCATCCAAATCGTACTGGAGGTCCAAACCAAGGTGGTGGAAATCATCCAAATCGTACTGGTGGAAATCATCCAGCAGGGAATAATCAAAACCGCCCAGCAGGAGGTCCAGGAGGAAATAATCAAAACCGTCCAGCGGGAGGTCCAGGAGGACATCATAACCGTCCAGGAGGTCCAGGTGCAAATAAAGGTCGTCCAGCCTTCAACAATAGAAGTAATGGACCTAATGTACCAAAAGAGGAGCCTACTGAAAAGGAAATCCAAGATCAAATCAAGGCTACATTAGCGCGCTTAAGTGGTGCTGGTAAGTCGGGTAAATTTGCTCAACGTGCGAAATTGAGACGTCAAAAACGTGACGATGTCGCAACTAACGCGGAGGAGGAAGCATTAGAAAGAGAAATGCAAGCAAAAGTGTTGCGTGTTACAGAATTTGTAACGGCAAACGAACTTGCTAACTTAATGGATGTGGCTGTTACACAAATTATCGCAACTTGTATGAGTTTAGGTATGTTTGTTTCAATTAACCAACGTCTAGATGCAGAAACTTTAACCATTGTTGCTGATGAATTTGGTTACCAAATTGAATTTATCAAACCTGAAGATGAAGAGATTGCTGATCTTGAAGAAGCTGACAATGAAGATGCATTGATTTCTCGTGCTCCGATTGTTACGGTAATGGGTCACGTCGATCACGGTAAAACATCTTTGTTAGATTACGTGCGTAAAGCAAATGTAACAGGTGGTGAAGCAGGTGGTATCACGCAACATATTGGTGCTTATGCGGTACAATTAGACGGTGGACGTAAGATCACTTTCTTAGATACTCCAGGTCACGAAGCCTTTACAGCGATGCGTGCTCGTGGTGCAAAAGTAACAGATATCGTAATTATCGTTATTGCAGCGGATGATGCTGTCATGCCACAAACGAAAGAAGCAATCAACCACGCACAAGCTGCTGGTGTGCCAATCGTATTTGCATTTACAAAAATTGACAAGCCAGGTGCTAATACAGATCGTATTAAAGAGCAGTTGTCTCAAATGAATATATTAGTAGAGGATTGGGGTGGTAAATACCAAGCACAGGAGATTTCAGCAAAAACTGGATTGAATGTGGATCTTTTATTAGAAAAAGTATTATTAGAAGCAGAGATGCTTGACTTAAAAGCTGATCCGAACAAACGTGCTGTTGGTTCTGTAATTGAAGCTGCTTTGGATAAAGGTAGAGGTATTGTGACAACAGTACTGATATTAGGAGGTACTTTACGTGTGGGAGATCCTATTTTAGCAGGTTCTCATAGTGGTAAAGTGAAAGCTTTAACAAATGAACGTGGTGAGCGTGTGAAAGAAGCAGGTCCTTCTGTACCGGTTCAAATCTTAGGTATGGCTGGGGCACCTACTGCAGGTGATAAGTTCTATACTATGGAGAGTGAATCTGAAGCTCGTAATGTGGCGAATAAACGTCTTCAATTACAACGTGAGCAAGGTATGCGTGCTACGAAACATATTACTTTGGATGAGATCGGTCGTCGTTTGGCAATCGGTAACTTTAAAGAGTTGAACGTGATCGTAAAAGGTGACGTGGATGGTTCGATCGAGGCATTATCTGATTCATTATTGAAATTATCAACACAAGAGATTCAAGTGAATGTAATTCATAAATCTGTGGGTGCTATCTCAGAGTCAGATGTTTTATTAGCTTCTGCTTCTGATGCAATTATCATCGGTTTCCAAGTTCGTCCATCTATAGGTGCACGTAAATTGGCTGAACAAGAGCAAATTGATATTCGTCTTTACTCTATCATTTACGATGCTATTGCAGAACTTAAATCGGCAATGGAAGGTATGTTGGCTCCGAAATTTGAAGAGAAAATCGTTGCTAACGTTGAGATCCGTGAAACGTTTAAAATCTCTAAGGTCGGTACAATTGCAGGTTGTATGGTCTTGGATGGTAAAATTAACCGCAATAATGATATTCGTATCGTCCGTGATGGTGTTGTTGTTTTCACAGGTAAATTAGCTTCATTGAAACGTTTCAAAGACGATGTGAAAGAAGTTTCATTCGGTTATGAGTGTGGTTTGAATATTCAAGGATATAATGATATTCAAGAAGGTGATATCGTTGAAGCATACGAACAAGTTGAAGTAAAACGTAAGTTGTAA
- a CDS encoding GIY-YIG nuclease family protein — translation MKSHTLYIITDSNRQFLNVDITSDFNRAMNEIKSSCNIFFPNGPHLTRVVYMEKFDCQEQAEKRQFELNHFTRMQKEKLIRKQNANWNNLCPTNMDTSKKKSVVYTS, via the coding sequence ATGAAATCACACACATTATACATCATTACGGACAGCAACAGACAGTTCTTAAATGTAGATATCACATCAGACTTTAACCGGGCGATGAACGAAATAAAAAGCAGCTGCAACATTTTCTTTCCCAATGGCCCACACTTAACTCGTGTCGTTTATATGGAAAAATTTGATTGTCAGGAACAAGCTGAAAAGAGACAATTTGAATTAAATCACTTTACACGGATGCAGAAGGAGAAGCTCATCAGAAAACAAAATGCGAATTGGAACAACCTATGTCCAACTAATATGGATACTTCCAAAAAAAAATCGGTTGTTTATACTTCATAA
- a CDS encoding penicillin-binding protein 1A → MFKRIKNKYIRYIAIAIYFLIVLVCAIQLNFLGLFGYSPTKKDITMPSVNISTELYTADSVLIGRYFDEDRNPVAFDSISKNVINALVATEDVRFYKHSGVDFLGLGSGIVSTLSGDRRGASTITQQLAKNLYRTRYNKSGGLLGKIPGVGLIVTKFKEWMTAYKLESRYEKNEIITMYLNTVSFSNNSYGIQTAARRYFSKNASELSINEAAVLVGMLKGTTIYNPMRNLDKSRERRNVVLTQMEKAKYIDQTQVDQLSKEPLVLRTENKDIHAGEDSYLRAAVERWLEKWADENDMDIYKDGLKIYTTINSKLQKHAEEAVAKQMQVLQRRLKNAWGSEEPWRDLSGKVIPGFIENLVKKTDYYKFLVKKYDQRTDSIDFYLNRKKEMEVFSWKGERMREKVEMSTVDSIKYYVTMLNTGVMSMDPYSAEIKVWVGGIDHQFFKYDHVNQSKRQAGSTFKPFVYLAALESGMTPCDQIQDKPVTIKIDKGDSIEVWEPKNADWNFSYRDMSLRWAMARSVNSITVQLTEKVGADKIVEAAHRVGIESKLSPVASIGLGPNDVSVFEMVNGYATMMNHGERVTPILVSRIEDYDGKVIATFKPERKQVVDKQDAWLMTYMLRGGMEEPGGTSQALWEYDLFDKENEIGGKTGTSSEYVDGWYMGVTKDLVTAVWVGCDDRNIHFKNSQTGEGSKTALPIFGLFMESVYKDKQLGYTQGKFPASTVEITKKYKCETPRPPREEVVSDSTAVDDEMLIDGVEDVQNGGTTQEEGLSTSGDDDASDVLSTHNDATAIRPRDSLGFGD, encoded by the coding sequence ATGTTTAAACGTATTAAGAATAAATATATACGCTATATAGCAATTGCTATATATTTTTTAATCGTCCTTGTTTGTGCTATACAGCTTAACTTTTTGGGGCTATTTGGCTACTCGCCTACAAAAAAGGATATTACGATGCCCAGTGTTAATATCTCAACCGAATTGTATACTGCAGATAGTGTTTTGATCGGTCGTTATTTTGATGAAGACCGTAATCCAGTGGCTTTTGACAGCATATCTAAAAATGTGATCAATGCGCTGGTGGCTACAGAGGATGTTCGCTTTTATAAACATAGCGGAGTTGATTTTTTAGGTCTCGGATCTGGTATTGTTTCTACTTTATCTGGAGATAGAAGAGGGGCTAGTACAATTACGCAACAATTGGCAAAAAACTTATATCGTACACGCTATAATAAATCGGGTGGTCTTCTTGGTAAAATACCTGGTGTTGGTTTAATTGTAACCAAGTTTAAGGAATGGATGACCGCTTATAAATTGGAGTCACGATATGAAAAAAATGAAATTATAACGATGTATTTAAATACCGTTTCGTTCAGTAATAATTCATATGGTATCCAAACGGCTGCACGACGTTATTTTAGTAAAAATGCAAGTGAACTTAGCATCAATGAAGCTGCGGTATTAGTGGGTATGCTGAAGGGAACAACAATTTATAATCCTATGCGTAATCTAGACAAATCGCGTGAGCGCCGAAATGTCGTTTTAACTCAAATGGAGAAGGCTAAGTATATTGATCAAACTCAGGTTGATCAGTTGTCAAAGGAGCCATTGGTATTACGTACGGAGAACAAAGATATACATGCGGGTGAAGATTCTTATTTACGGGCAGCGGTAGAGCGTTGGCTGGAGAAGTGGGCTGATGAAAATGATATGGATATCTATAAGGATGGTCTAAAGATTTATACTACAATCAACTCAAAGCTTCAAAAACATGCCGAGGAAGCTGTTGCTAAGCAGATGCAGGTATTGCAACGGAGATTGAAGAATGCATGGGGTAGTGAAGAGCCTTGGCGTGATTTGTCAGGTAAGGTAATTCCTGGATTTATTGAAAACTTGGTAAAAAAGACAGACTATTATAAATTTTTGGTGAAAAAATATGATCAACGTACTGACAGTATTGATTTCTACTTGAACCGTAAAAAAGAAATGGAAGTATTTTCTTGGAAAGGAGAGCGGATGCGTGAAAAAGTAGAGATGTCCACTGTTGATTCGATCAAATACTATGTAACTATGTTAAATACGGGTGTGATGAGTATGGATCCATATTCTGCTGAAATTAAAGTGTGGGTAGGAGGTATCGATCATCAGTTTTTTAAATATGATCATGTTAATCAATCTAAAAGACAGGCAGGTTCTACATTCAAACCTTTTGTTTATTTAGCAGCATTGGAATCCGGTATGACACCTTGTGATCAGATTCAAGATAAGCCCGTAACCATCAAGATTGATAAAGGAGATTCAATTGAAGTCTGGGAGCCTAAAAATGCTGACTGGAATTTTAGTTATCGGGATATGTCATTGCGTTGGGCCATGGCGCGTTCGGTAAATTCGATTACAGTTCAACTGACAGAGAAAGTAGGGGCTGATAAAATTGTTGAAGCTGCACATCGAGTTGGAATTGAAAGTAAATTGAGTCCTGTGGCGTCGATCGGTTTGGGACCAAATGATGTTTCAGTTTTTGAAATGGTAAATGGTTATGCTACAATGATGAATCACGGTGAACGTGTAACACCTATTCTTGTTTCTCGAATAGAAGATTATGACGGAAAAGTGATTGCAACTTTTAAACCTGAACGTAAGCAGGTAGTGGATAAACAAGATGCATGGTTGATGACCTATATGCTTCGCGGAGGAATGGAAGAGCCGGGAGGAACTTCACAGGCATTATGGGAGTATGATCTTTTTGATAAGGAAAATGAGATTGGTGGAAAAACGGGTACTTCTTCGGAGTATGTAGATGGGTGGTACATGGGTGTTACCAAAGATCTGGTAACTGCGGTGTGGGTCGGTTGTGACGATCGAAATATCCATTTTAAAAATTCGCAGACCGGTGAGGGCTCTAAAACCGCGCTACCAATTTTTGGTTTATTTATGGAATCTGTTTATAAGGATAAGCAGTTAGGCTATACGCAGGGTAAATTTCCTGCTTCAACTGTGGAAATTACAAAGAAGTATAAGTGTGAAACTCCTCGTCCGCCTCGTGAAGAGGTTGTCTCAGATTCAACCGCTGTAGATGATGAGATGTTAATCGATGGTGTGGAAGATGTGCAAAATGGTGGTACAACTCAAGAAGAAGGATTATCAACTTCTGGAGATGATGATGCTTCTGATGTCTTATCTACCCATAATGATGCAACGGCAATAAGACCGCGTGATTCACTAGGTTTTGGTGATTAA
- the nusA gene encoding transcription termination factor NusA codes for MSSNINLIDSFQEFKEFKNIDRPTVISVLEEVFRSMIRRRFGTDENCDVIVNPDNGDLEIWRTRVVVEDEFSEDDDLEIELTEAKKFDADLEVGDDYIEQITLESFGRRAILAARQTLVSKVLELEKDEVFKKYKDREGELVIGEVYQIWKKELLVLDDDGNELILPKTEQIPADYFKKGDSIRAVVYKVDMMNNNPKILISRTAPEFLQRLFELEVPEIFDGLITIKKIVREPGERAKVAVESYDDRIDPVGACVGMKGSRIHGIVRELRNENIDVINFTTNHSLYITRALSPARISSIKIDEENKTAAVYLKSDQVSLAIGRGGHNIKLAGKLTGYEIDVYRENDEFDEDVDIEEFSDEIESWVIDALKRVGLDSARSVLALTEEELSRRTDLEEDTVKDILRILQAEFE; via the coding sequence ATGAGCAGCAATATCAATTTGATTGACTCTTTCCAAGAGTTTAAAGAGTTTAAAAACATTGACCGACCTACGGTTATTTCTGTCTTAGAAGAAGTATTTCGTAGTATGATCCGTAGACGTTTTGGTACAGATGAAAACTGTGATGTTATCGTAAATCCTGATAATGGAGATTTAGAGATATGGAGAACACGCGTTGTTGTTGAAGATGAATTTTCGGAAGATGATGATCTTGAAATTGAATTAACAGAAGCGAAGAAATTTGATGCTGATTTAGAAGTTGGCGATGATTATATTGAACAGATAACGTTAGAGAGTTTTGGTCGTCGTGCTATTTTAGCAGCCCGTCAAACTTTGGTTTCAAAAGTTTTGGAATTGGAGAAAGACGAAGTTTTCAAAAAGTATAAAGACCGTGAAGGGGAGTTGGTGATCGGCGAGGTTTATCAAATCTGGAAAAAAGAATTGCTTGTGTTAGATGATGACGGTAATGAATTAATTTTACCGAAGACAGAACAAATTCCTGCAGATTATTTTAAGAAAGGTGATAGCATTCGTGCAGTCGTTTATAAAGTGGATATGATGAATAATAATCCTAAGATTCTTATTTCTCGTACTGCTCCAGAATTTTTACAACGTTTATTTGAACTGGAAGTTCCTGAGATTTTTGATGGTTTGATTACGATTAAGAAAATCGTTCGCGAACCAGGAGAACGTGCTAAAGTTGCAGTAGAATCTTATGATGATCGTATTGATCCTGTTGGTGCTTGTGTGGGTATGAAAGGATCTCGTATTCATGGTATCGTTCGTGAATTGCGTAATGAAAATATTGATGTAATCAACTTTACAACGAATCATTCACTTTACATTACACGTGCATTAAGCCCAGCTCGTATTAGCTCAATCAAGATTGATGAAGAAAATAAGACGGCTGCAGTGTATTTAAAATCTGATCAAGTTTCTTTGGCAATTGGACGTGGTGGACACAATATCAAATTGGCAGGTAAATTGACAGGTTATGAGATCGATGTTTATCGTGAGAATGACGAGTTTGATGAAGATGTGGATATCGAAGAATTCAGCGATGAAATCGAAAGCTGGGTAATTGATGCATTGAAACGTGTAGGTTTAGATTCAGCACGTTCAGTATTGGCATTGACAGAAGAAGAGTTGTCTAGAAGGACTGACTTGGAAGAAGATACGGTAAAAGACATTTTACGTATTTTACAGGCTGAATTTGAATAA
- a CDS encoding DUF1579 family protein, which yields MDQIAKQHLNHFIGTWDTEGIILKTNNAPAVKIKGTDTYYWILDNSFILHQANVMIGTSNSLTHEIIGYDVVRQHYSMQYYNNQGQSGFMNAILDNHLWTFTGTNLKFNGGFSKENNEFSGIWKQLNDHNIWNDFIHIKLTKR from the coding sequence ATGGATCAAATAGCAAAACAGCATTTAAATCATTTTATAGGAACTTGGGATACCGAAGGTATTATTCTAAAAACCAATAATGCTCCTGCAGTTAAAATCAAAGGGACTGATACATATTATTGGATTCTAGACAATTCTTTTATTTTGCACCAGGCAAATGTCATGATAGGAACGTCAAATAGCCTTACCCATGAAATTATAGGATATGACGTCGTACGTCAACATTACAGCATGCAATATTATAACAATCAAGGTCAATCTGGCTTTATGAATGCTATATTAGACAATCACCTTTGGACATTTACCGGAACTAACTTAAAGTTTAACGGTGGGTTCAGTAAGGAGAACAATGAATTTTCAGGTATTTGGAAACAGCTGAATGATCATAATATCTGGAACGATTTTATACACATAAAACTGACAAAAAGATAA
- a CDS encoding DUF2752 domain-containing protein has product MVIKKYYLWSIGIILLFILILTYKFFNPIQYDIFPKCPFYVITGYKCPGCGSQRAIHYLLNFDLQNAWRQNFLLIIAIPYIITGLIFEYQKSPTPKMLKWRKILFGYKAIVIVFIIVIGFWIVRNL; this is encoded by the coding sequence ATGGTAATTAAGAAATATTATCTATGGTCCATTGGGATTATACTTCTATTCATCTTAATTCTTACATATAAGTTCTTTAATCCGATACAGTATGACATTTTTCCTAAATGCCCATTTTATGTCATTACAGGCTACAAATGTCCCGGATGTGGATCACAACGCGCCATACATTATCTTTTAAATTTTGACCTCCAAAACGCATGGAGGCAAAATTTTTTACTGATCATCGCTATCCCCTATATCATCACAGGATTAATCTTTGAATATCAAAAATCGCCGACGCCAAAAATGCTTAAATGGCGAAAGATACTATTTGGTTATAAAGCAATTGTAATCGTTTTTATCATTGTAATTGGTTTTTGGATAGTAAGAAACTTATAA